The following proteins come from a genomic window of Thermodesulfatator atlanticus DSM 21156:
- a CDS encoding YkvA family protein, with protein MNLIQAKTKAKRYVKLVPRLLKLLLKLLKDPRVPAKDKTILAAAVVYLMNPMDFIPDMIPFFGMVDDLYLVGLALLRLLYHTDEQVLRDNWDGEEDIVELIKSIVEVGAKLLPPRVREAVLGSFEKNS; from the coding sequence TTGAATCTGATACAGGCCAAAACAAAGGCCAAACGCTACGTAAAATTGGTACCAAGGCTTTTAAAATTACTTTTAAAGCTACTGAAAGACCCACGTGTTCCTGCGAAGGATAAAACCATCCTTGCCGCTGCGGTTGTCTATCTCATGAATCCTATGGATTTTATACCGGACATGATCCCATTTTTCGGCATGGTAGATGATTTGTATCTCGTAGGGCTTGCTTTGCTGCGTCTCTTATACCACACAGACGAACAGGTTCTTAGGGACAACTGGGACGGCGAAGAAGATATCGTTGAGCTCATAAAAAGCATCGTGGAGGTGGGGGCAAAACTTTTGCCTCCAAGGGTCCGCGAAGCTGTTTTAGGAAGTTTCGAAAAAAATTCGTAG
- the waaC gene encoding lipopolysaccharide heptosyltransferase I produces the protein MKVLIIKLSSLGDVIHSLPVLSVLKGAGAEVDWVVEEENEALLRGHPYLSRLIVWPRKRLLKRLKARDFAAIRETYSLVREIRAKTYDVVIDLQGLLKSGVVAGLSRARYKIGFANHREASTFFYNVKLAPYSPDEHAVRRYLSTLNILGLETNHIDFVFPPFPPFKGLAQKFALPEKFAVLIPCTRWQTKHWTISGWQELSLLLTQKGLAPVFVGSAADKSYVAKILAKGEGLSLCGKTSLLELASIISQATLVVSVDTGPMHLAAALNKPVVALFGPTAPWRTGPLGERHRVIQKKLPCVPCFQRTCDTTRCMQEIAAEEIIEALDSMALFG, from the coding sequence ATGAAGGTACTTATTATCAAACTTTCATCCCTGGGAGATGTTATTCATTCTTTGCCTGTGCTTTCGGTGCTAAAAGGTGCCGGGGCAGAGGTGGATTGGGTTGTTGAAGAAGAAAACGAAGCCCTCCTGCGCGGACATCCTTATCTTTCAAGGCTTATTGTCTGGCCGCGTAAGCGTCTATTAAAAAGGCTAAAGGCCAGGGATTTTGCGGCTATTCGTGAAACTTACTCCCTTGTGAGAGAAATCCGGGCTAAAACCTATGACGTGGTAATTGATTTGCAGGGTTTACTTAAAAGCGGGGTGGTGGCCGGCTTAAGTCGGGCACGCTACAAAATCGGTTTTGCCAATCATCGTGAGGCAAGCACTTTTTTTTACAACGTAAAACTCGCCCCCTATAGCCCGGATGAACATGCCGTGCGCCGGTATCTGTCTACTTTGAATATTTTGGGCCTTGAGACCAACCACATTGACTTTGTCTTTCCCCCTTTTCCGCCTTTTAAGGGGCTTGCGCAAAAATTTGCCCTTCCCGAAAAGTTTGCGGTTTTGATCCCTTGCACGCGCTGGCAAACAAAACACTGGACCATATCCGGCTGGCAGGAGCTTTCCCTTTTGCTCACGCAAAAGGGCCTCGCTCCGGTGTTTGTAGGGAGTGCGGCGGATAAGTCCTATGTGGCAAAGATTCTGGCCAAAGGAGAGGGCCTTTCCCTTTGTGGCAAGACCTCTCTTCTTGAGTTGGCAAGCATTATCTCTCAGGCCACCCTGGTAGTCTCGGTAGATACCGGTCCCATGCATCTTGCAGCGGCGCTGAACAAGCCGGTGGTGGCCCTTTTTGGGCCCACGGCCCCCTGGCGCACAGGGCCTTTGGGTGAAAGGCACAGGGTGATACAAAAGAAGCTGCCCTGTGTGCCCTGCTTTCAAAGAACCTGTGACACAACCCGCTGTATGCAAGAAATAGCGGCAGAAGAGATAATCGAAGCGCTAGACTCAATGGCCCTGTTTGGGTAG
- a CDS encoding CDP-alcohol phosphatidyltransferase family protein: MSSYTLTDRVRELSKPFLIPIADFLARLKIPPNAVSLAGFLGCVATGIALGLGYFRLAGLLLLIFGPLDAIDGLLARRSGKKSTFGAFFDSTLDRYAEIAIFGGFIFYAFQIGHMLLGLAAFLALCGSLMVSYTRARAEALGIECKVGLLTRFERLAILTAGLLLEWFLPVLIFIAFFANLTALQRIIHVWRATKS; the protein is encoded by the coding sequence ATGTCGTCATATACACTCACAGACCGTGTGCGTGAGTTAAGCAAGCCTTTTTTAATTCCCATAGCGGACTTTTTGGCCCGCTTAAAAATACCTCCCAACGCCGTTTCTTTGGCCGGTTTTCTGGGTTGCGTGGCCACGGGCATTGCCCTTGGGCTTGGCTACTTTCGCCTGGCAGGATTATTACTCCTTATTTTTGGCCCCCTTGACGCTATTGACGGTCTTTTGGCCCGCAGGTCAGGCAAAAAATCAACCTTTGGGGCATTTTTTGACTCCACCCTTGATCGCTATGCGGAAATAGCTATCTTTGGCGGCTTTATCTTTTATGCCTTTCAAATCGGCCACATGCTTTTGGGCCTGGCCGCCTTTTTGGCACTGTGTGGCTCGCTCATGGTAAGCTATACCCGAGCGCGCGCTGAGGCCCTTGGCATAGAATGTAAAGTAGGGCTCCTTACCAGGTTCGAACGCCTGGCCATTTTAACCGCAGGGCTTTTGCTTGAATGGTTCTTGCCAGTGCTTATTTTCATTGCGTTTTTTGCCAATCTCACCGCTTTACAACGCATAATCCATGTCTGGCGCGCCACAAAAAGCTGA
- the ispG gene encoding flavodoxin-dependent (E)-4-hydroxy-3-methylbut-2-enyl-diphosphate synthase: protein MKKFARKKTRTIWVGEVPIGGGRPVVVQSMTNTDTRNVKATLAQIKRLEEVGCEIIRVAVPDEEAAKAISKIKPQINIPLIADIHFDWRLAIAALRAGADGLRINPGNIKGLDNVRKVIEAAKETGACVRVGVNAGSLEKDLLRKYGGPKPHALVESALRHLDFIVGDLGFENLKVSLKSSDVWTTIEAYRLFAEKSDFPLHLGVTEAGGLIPGTVKSAFALGLLLSEGIGDTIRVSLTRDPEEEIHVAYEILRAVGLRNRGAEIISCPTCGRCEIDLFSIAEEVEKYARKIKAPIKLAVMGCVVNGPGEAREADIGLAGGKGVGLIFRKGQIIKKVREEEILPAFFAEVEELLKETS from the coding sequence ATGAAGAAATTTGCCAGGAAAAAGACCAGAACAATTTGGGTGGGTGAGGTGCCTATTGGCGGCGGTCGTCCCGTTGTGGTGCAGTCTATGACTAATACTGATACCCGCAATGTTAAGGCGACTTTGGCCCAGATAAAACGCCTGGAAGAAGTTGGTTGCGAAATTATTCGGGTAGCTGTGCCTGATGAAGAAGCTGCCAAGGCCATTAGCAAAATAAAGCCCCAAATAAATATCCCTCTCATTGCAGACATCCATTTTGATTGGCGCCTTGCTATCGCGGCCCTGCGCGCAGGGGCAGATGGTTTGCGCATAAATCCCGGAAATATCAAAGGCCTTGATAACGTAAGGAAGGTCATAGAAGCCGCCAAAGAAACCGGGGCCTGTGTGCGCGTAGGTGTTAACGCCGGCTCCCTTGAAAAGGATCTATTACGCAAATACGGAGGGCCAAAGCCCCATGCCTTGGTGGAAAGCGCCTTGCGCCATCTTGATTTTATCGTGGGAGACCTTGGCTTTGAAAACCTAAAAGTCTCGCTTAAGTCTTCTGATGTCTGGACCACGATAGAGGCTTATCGCCTTTTTGCGGAAAAAAGTGATTTCCCGTTGCATTTAGGGGTAACCGAAGCAGGGGGGCTTATCCCCGGGACCGTAAAAAGCGCTTTTGCCCTTGGCCTTTTACTCTCAGAAGGCATAGGGGATACTATCAGAGTTTCCCTGACCAGAGATCCTGAAGAAGAGATTCACGTGGCCTATGAAATTTTGCGGGCGGTGGGCCTGCGTAACCGTGGGGCAGAGATTATTTCTTGCCCCACCTGTGGGCGTTGCGAAATTGACCTCTTCTCCATTGCCGAAGAAGTAGAAAAATATGCCCGCAAGATAAAGGCTCCCATAAAACTTGCCGTAATGGGATGTGTGGTAAATGGCCCAGGGGAGGCCCGCGAAGCAGATATTGGCCTTGCTGGCGGAAAAGGCGTGGGGCTTATCTTTCGCAAAGGGCAAATTATTAAAAAAGTAAGAGAAGAAGAAATCCTTCCGGCCTTTTTTGCTGAAGTAGAAGAGTTGCTCAAAGAGACTTCTTAA
- a CDS encoding LL-diaminopimelate aminotransferase: MFSFSERLAKLPPYLFVELDRMKAEVKAKGVDVIDLGVGDPDLPTPSHIVQAAIEAVKKPENHHYPSSAGMLAFREAAANWFKNRFGVEVDPQKEVVTLIGSKEGIAHFPLAFVNPGDVVLVPTPAYPVYHIGTLFAGGETYYLPLLPENNFLPDLESIPEDVLKRAKILWLNYPNNPTAAVADKAFFEKVIEFGQKNNIIIAHDAAYTELFYDDYTPPSILEVKGAKEVAIEFHSLSKTYCMTGWRIAFAVGNEKLIAGLTKVKNNVDSGAFQAVQEAGIAALSGDQNCVAEFRKVFKGRRDVLVAGLKELGFEVEPPKATFYVWAKVPQGYTSQDFAAKLLKEAGIVVTPGNGFGEPGEGFFRVALTVDEKRLEEAIKRISALKF; encoded by the coding sequence ATGTTTTCTTTCTCTGAAAGATTGGCCAAACTTCCGCCTTATCTCTTTGTTGAGCTTGACCGCATGAAGGCCGAGGTCAAGGCCAAAGGTGTTGACGTTATCGACTTAGGGGTGGGGGATCCAGACCTCCCTACCCCGTCTCATATTGTTCAGGCAGCGATTGAAGCGGTAAAAAAGCCTGAGAATCATCATTATCCCTCAAGTGCGGGGATGCTTGCTTTTAGGGAAGCTGCGGCTAATTGGTTCAAAAACCGCTTTGGGGTGGAAGTTGATCCTCAAAAAGAAGTAGTCACGCTTATCGGCTCAAAAGAGGGTATCGCGCACTTTCCGCTGGCCTTTGTAAATCCGGGAGACGTAGTGCTTGTGCCCACCCCCGCGTATCCGGTTTATCATATCGGAACACTTTTTGCCGGTGGCGAAACATATTATCTTCCGCTTCTTCCAGAAAATAATTTTCTCCCAGACCTTGAGAGCATTCCCGAAGATGTTCTTAAGCGAGCCAAGATACTCTGGCTCAACTATCCTAATAATCCCACGGCTGCGGTGGCAGATAAGGCCTTTTTTGAAAAAGTAATCGAATTCGGCCAAAAAAATAACATTATTATCGCCCATGATGCGGCTTACACCGAACTTTTTTACGATGATTACACACCCCCTAGCATTCTAGAGGTGAAGGGAGCTAAGGAAGTTGCCATTGAGTTTCACAGCCTCTCAAAAACATATTGTATGACTGGCTGGCGTATTGCCTTTGCCGTTGGGAACGAAAAACTTATCGCTGGTCTTACCAAAGTTAAAAACAACGTTGATTCTGGAGCCTTTCAGGCAGTACAGGAAGCAGGAATCGCCGCCCTTTCTGGGGACCAAAACTGTGTAGCAGAATTTCGCAAGGTCTTTAAGGGGCGTCGTGATGTTTTAGTCGCAGGCCTTAAAGAACTTGGCTTTGAAGTGGAACCCCCAAAGGCCACTTTTTATGTTTGGGCAAAAGTACCTCAAGGTTATACTTCTCAAGACTTCGCCGCCAAACTTCTTAAAGAAGCCGGTATCGTGGTTACCCCTGGAAACGGCTTTGGAGAACCTGGCGAGGGATTTTTCCGCGTAGCCTTAACCGTTGACGAAAAGCGCCTTGAGGAGGCCATTAAACGGATAAGTGCCCTCAAGTTCTAA
- the waaF gene encoding lipopolysaccharide heptosyltransferase II, translated as MSKEFPKKGKILLRLPNWIGDAVMASPVLATLSHYFDGIALIGRPHVLGLFAACPKLEKAYPLLPGNKRLFSLAKELKGRYEAGILLPNSLSSALLFFLAGLKARAGYNTDARRLFLTHAVKKPENPIHQRDYYLHLIEKLGFEIKERDYRLFLPEKAKERARLFLSNLPRPWVGLAPGAAFGPAKKWPVSRYRALAFHLRRLGFSVLVLGSKEEAPAGEEITKDLPRSRNLCGLLDLATSSAVISLLDLFVSNDSGLMHVAAALKVPQVAIFGSTSPEASGPINPKARVVSANVSCSPCFSRTCKRGYECFEKIQVSQVLQACQEVVS; from the coding sequence ATGTCTAAAGAGTTCCCCAAAAAAGGGAAAATACTGCTGAGACTTCCCAACTGGATTGGCGATGCGGTAATGGCCTCGCCGGTGCTGGCCACCCTTTCCCATTATTTTGATGGAATTGCCCTTATAGGCCGTCCCCATGTGCTTGGGCTTTTTGCCGCGTGTCCAAAGCTTGAAAAAGCCTACCCCCTTTTGCCTGGCAATAAGCGCCTTTTTTCTTTGGCCAAAGAGCTAAAAGGTCGCTACGAAGCCGGGATTTTGCTTCCAAATTCCCTTTCTTCGGCCCTTCTTTTCTTTTTGGCCGGGCTAAAGGCAAGAGCAGGATACAATACCGATGCCAGGCGGCTTTTTTTGACCCATGCCGTTAAAAAGCCAGAAAACCCTATACATCAGCGGGATTATTATCTGCATCTCATTGAAAAGCTTGGCTTTGAGATAAAAGAGCGAGATTATCGGCTTTTTTTGCCAGAAAAGGCCAAAGAAAGGGCCAGGCTTTTTCTTTCAAACCTGCCCAGGCCCTGGGTGGGGCTTGCGCCAGGGGCGGCCTTTGGCCCGGCCAAAAAATGGCCTGTTTCCCGCTACCGGGCCCTTGCTTTTCATCTTAGGCGCCTTGGCTTTTCGGTGCTGGTTTTGGGAAGCAAGGAAGAAGCCCCTGCTGGGGAAGAAATCACTAAAGATTTGCCCCGGAGCCGAAATCTTTGTGGCCTTTTAGATTTGGCCACCTCTTCTGCGGTTATTTCTCTGCTTGATCTTTTTGTCAGTAACGACTCCGGGCTTATGCACGTGGCTGCGGCGCTTAAAGTCCCTCAGGTAGCCATTTTTGGTTCCACAAGCCCTGAGGCCAGCGGGCCCATTAATCCCAAGGCGCGGGTGGTCTCTGCCAACGTTTCTTGTAGCCCCTGTTTTTCCCGTACCTGTAAACGCGGTTACGAGTGTTTCGAAAAAATTCAAGTCTCCCAGGTGCTTCAGGCCTGCCAAGAGGTAGTTTCATGA
- a CDS encoding DUF4197 domain-containing protein, whose product MKKFTLILLIFLLAGEYSYASFWESFQKLLETPSQKTQNKLSDSEVRKGLQEALTLALKRAVSKASQEGGFLNNPDIRIPLPPKLARVANFLRKYGLRSQVEAFEASMNHAAERAAKEAFPVFLKAVKDLTLKDVKNLLYGGDHAVTEYFRQKTWDDLYVKFQPIVKENLDKVGVTRKYQEIISDSLVSTYLKNTDLELDHYVTQKSLEGLFKLLAEEEKRIRQDPAARTTALLKKVFSSLSKNTK is encoded by the coding sequence ATGAAGAAATTTACTTTAATCCTTTTAATATTTTTGCTTGCAGGGGAATATTCTTACGCTAGTTTTTGGGAAAGTTTCCAAAAATTATTGGAAACCCCTTCTCAAAAAACACAAAACAAACTTTCAGATTCTGAAGTAAGAAAAGGCCTACAAGAGGCGTTAACCCTAGCTTTAAAAAGGGCAGTTTCCAAAGCGAGTCAGGAAGGTGGTTTCCTCAACAATCCCGATATCCGTATCCCCTTGCCTCCTAAGCTTGCACGAGTTGCAAATTTTTTGCGCAAATATGGCCTAAGAAGCCAGGTAGAAGCTTTTGAAGCAAGCATGAATCACGCAGCGGAAAGGGCGGCGAAGGAAGCTTTTCCTGTGTTCCTAAAAGCCGTTAAAGACCTTACGTTAAAAGATGTCAAAAACCTTCTTTATGGCGGAGATCATGCGGTGACTGAGTATTTTCGCCAAAAAACATGGGATGATCTTTATGTGAAATTTCAACCAATTGTGAAAGAAAACTTAGATAAAGTGGGCGTTACCAGAAAATATCAGGAGATTATTTCTGATAGCCTGGTAAGCACTTATCTCAAAAACACAGACCTAGAACTTGATCACTATGTTACCCAAAAAAGCCTAGAAGGGCTTTTCAAGCTTTTGGCCGAAGAGGAAAAACGCATCCGTCAGGACCCTGCCGCACGCACCACTGCGCTTCTCAAAAAAGTGTTCAGCTCCCTTAGCAAAAACACAAAATAA
- the rsmI gene encoding 16S rRNA (cytidine(1402)-2'-O)-methyltransferase, with protein MSGAPQKAEPGTLYVVATPLGNLSDITLRALDILRTVDIIASEDTRTTLKLLNAYDIKGPTLWAYHEHNEREKASKLIAKLLEGKSIALVSEAGTPGISDPGSHLVKLAHENDLPVRPIPGPSAIACALSVSGLELKAGFLFLGFLPNKKGDRQKILNEIKNETRPILCYESPHRLLATLKDALEILGPRKVFMAREMTKKFEEYFWTDIPSLLAKYKENKPRGEFTLIFEGALLEKQKSAKEIERVLKTLLEEGLSIKEASSRLAEDFGISKKEAYQFALKLKKSL; from the coding sequence ATGTCTGGCGCGCCACAAAAAGCTGAACCAGGCACCCTTTACGTGGTGGCCACCCCCCTAGGGAACCTGAGCGACATAACCCTAAGGGCCTTAGACATATTGCGCACCGTTGATATCATCGCTTCAGAAGATACGCGCACTACCTTAAAACTCTTAAACGCATACGACATAAAAGGCCCGACCCTTTGGGCTTATCACGAACACAACGAAAGAGAAAAAGCCTCAAAACTTATAGCAAAACTCCTTGAAGGCAAAAGCATCGCCCTGGTAAGTGAAGCGGGAACCCCGGGAATCTCTGACCCAGGGTCCCACCTTGTAAAACTTGCCCATGAAAATGATCTTCCTGTGCGTCCTATCCCAGGGCCTTCGGCGATTGCCTGCGCTTTAAGTGTAAGTGGCCTTGAGCTTAAGGCAGGCTTTCTTTTTCTCGGTTTTTTGCCAAACAAAAAAGGGGACAGGCAAAAAATTTTAAACGAGATAAAAAACGAAACACGGCCGATTCTTTGCTATGAATCCCCCCATCGCCTGCTGGCAACACTTAAAGACGCCCTTGAAATCCTTGGCCCGAGAAAAGTCTTTATGGCCAGAGAAATGACCAAAAAATTCGAAGAATATTTCTGGACAGACATTCCCTCGCTCTTGGCCAAGTACAAAGAAAATAAACCCCGAGGGGAATTTACTTTAATCTTTGAAGGGGCCTTATTAGAAAAACAAAAAAGCGCAAAAGAAATCGAAAGGGTTTTAAAAACCTTGCTTGAAGAGGGACTTAGCATAAAGGAAGCTTCTTCTCGCCTGGCCGAAGATTTTGGAATCTCAAAAAAGGAAGCTTACCAGTTTGCTCTTAAACTTAAGAAGTCTCTTTGA
- a CDS encoding lytic transglycosylase domain-containing protein — protein MPSEVFRTKGLASLCLTLAFIFPALAFAELFYYRAPNGTICLTNIPTNHVIWQKEKRTPHKKHLDKELFEKVGFHFGLDPELLKAVAKAESNFDPYAISPKGAKGLMQLMPPTAKDYGVRDIFDPEENLWAAAAYLKDLLEEFGDLRLALAAYNAGPAKVRKYQGIPPYHETKSYVNKVLQTYFFYQKQKNSIFFSSRP, from the coding sequence GTGCCGTCAGAAGTTTTTAGGACAAAAGGGCTCGCAAGCCTCTGCCTCACGCTAGCCTTTATTTTTCCTGCTCTGGCCTTTGCAGAACTTTTTTACTACCGTGCTCCTAACGGGACCATCTGCCTGACAAATATCCCCACTAACCATGTAATCTGGCAAAAAGAAAAAAGAACACCCCACAAAAAACATCTGGACAAAGAACTCTTCGAGAAAGTTGGTTTTCACTTTGGCTTAGACCCCGAGCTTCTTAAAGCTGTTGCCAAAGCAGAGTCTAATTTCGACCCCTATGCCATTTCCCCTAAAGGGGCCAAAGGGCTTATGCAGCTCATGCCACCTACCGCCAAAGATTATGGCGTAAGGGATATTTTTGATCCAGAAGAAAACCTGTGGGCTGCCGCGGCATATCTCAAGGACCTCCTGGAAGAATTCGGCGATCTAAGACTTGCTTTGGCGGCTTATAATGCCGGGCCTGCCAAGGTCAGAAAGTACCAGGGAATCCCTCCTTACCACGAAACCAAAAGCTATGTAAATAAAGTTTTGCAAACTTATTTTTTCTATCAAAAACAAAAAAATTCTATTTTTTTCTCTTCCAGGCCTTAA
- the folK gene encoding 2-amino-4-hydroxy-6-hydroxymethyldihydropteridine diphosphokinase encodes MALGSNLGDRYFFCKRALWALKSYPGITLKRWSNIYLTPPVGFSSAHEFFNLVAEIETSLSPWALLFVLWQIELSLGRIRKGFVADRNIDLDILTYGDEVIDDGVLKIPHPGLAKRAFVLMPLNELQPYQKHPMLKRTYRALLKSCPEAEKKAIKRLGPLCLD; translated from the coding sequence ATCGCCCTGGGCTCAAACCTGGGGGATAGATATTTCTTCTGCAAGAGGGCCCTTTGGGCCCTTAAATCTTATCCTGGTATCACTCTTAAACGCTGGTCTAACATTTATCTCACCCCTCCGGTGGGGTTTTCTTCTGCGCATGAATTTTTCAATCTGGTGGCAGAGATAGAAACATCTCTTTCTCCCTGGGCTCTTCTCTTTGTTTTGTGGCAAATCGAACTATCTCTGGGAAGGATAAGAAAAGGTTTTGTGGCCGACCGGAACATTGATTTAGATATTTTGACCTATGGAGATGAAGTCATTGATGATGGTGTTTTAAAGATTCCGCATCCGGGCCTGGCTAAGCGAGCCTTTGTGTTAATGCCTCTTAACGAATTGCAACCCTATCAAAAACATCCTATGTTAAAAAGAACTTATCGGGCTCTTTTAAAGAGTTGCCCAGAAGCCGAAAAAAAGGCAATTAAGCGTTTGGGGCCTTTATGCTTAGATTGA
- a CDS encoding YHS domain-containing protein → MLRLILIIILILFIYAVLRSIWRDLRKSRPKEKPSSPLPEVTDKLVKDPVCGVYCPRKTAYTAIWQGKVYYFCSEECRQKFLGQKGSQASASR, encoded by the coding sequence ATGCTTAGATTGATCCTGATCATTATTCTTATTTTGTTTATTTACGCGGTTTTGCGCTCTATCTGGCGGGACCTTCGCAAGAGCCGGCCTAAAGAAAAACCTTCAAGCCCCCTTCCTGAAGTAACCGATAAGCTTGTAAAAGACCCTGTTTGCGGGGTTTATTGCCCGCGCAAAACAGCCTACACCGCGATATGGCAAGGAAAAGTTTATTATTTTTGCAGCGAAGAGTGCCGTCAGAAGTTTTTAGGACAAAAGGGCTCGCAAGCCTCTGCCTCACGCTAG
- the gmhB gene encoding D-glycero-beta-D-manno-heptose 1,7-bisphosphate 7-phosphatase — MRPAVFLDRDGTINEEVNYLSSPEEFKLIPGAGEAIRLFNQAGFAVVVITNQSGLARGYFTEETLQKIHQKMCKDLAAHGARIDAIYYCPHHPDDHCSCRKPKTGLVERAAKELGLDLKKSYVIGDRYLDLLLARNIGAKGVLVLTGYGREELEKKLPEIGLEPDIIARDLLDAAKRILQS; from the coding sequence ATGAGACCTGCGGTGTTTTTGGATAGAGACGGCACTATCAACGAAGAGGTAAATTATCTTTCTTCGCCAGAAGAGTTTAAGCTCATCCCCGGGGCAGGAGAAGCGATCCGTTTGTTTAACCAGGCTGGTTTTGCCGTGGTAGTGATTACTAACCAGAGCGGCCTGGCCAGGGGGTATTTTACTGAAGAGACGTTGCAAAAGATTCACCAGAAAATGTGTAAAGACTTGGCTGCGCATGGGGCCAGGATAGACGCCATTTATTATTGCCCCCATCATCCCGATGACCATTGCTCCTGTCGTAAACCAAAGACAGGGCTTGTGGAAAGGGCTGCCAAGGAGCTCGGGCTTGATCTTAAAAAATCTTACGTGATCGGAGACCGGTATCTTGACCTTTTGCTTGCACGAAACATTGGGGCCAAAGGGGTCTTGGTCTTAACAGGCTATGGCCGGGAAGAGCTAGAAAAAAAGCTCCCTGAGATAGGCCTTGAGCCTGATATCATTGCCCGTGATCTTCTGGACGCTGCCAAACGTATTTTGCAATCATGA
- a CDS encoding Hsp20/alpha crystallin family protein, which translates to MAVIQILWSEGLERLRRQMHAYIAEAIFCHFRCLPLQESWIPPVDIFENPNALIVMVTCPGAKRDSLEIRLDGRFLYVKGYRYLPLRGSRIYQLEGEYGPFERLIRLPFPVSAQGAEALFEDGILKILLPKQGH; encoded by the coding sequence ATGGCGGTAATCCAAATCCTTTGGAGTGAAGGTCTTGAACGTTTAAGACGTCAAATGCACGCCTACATCGCCGAAGCGATATTCTGCCATTTTAGGTGTTTACCCTTGCAAGAATCCTGGATTCCGCCTGTTGATATTTTTGAAAACCCCAATGCCTTAATTGTTATGGTTACCTGTCCGGGAGCTAAAAGAGATAGCCTTGAAATTCGCCTGGATGGCCGTTTTTTATACGTGAAAGGTTACCGTTATCTTCCCTTAAGGGGCTCTCGTATCTATCAACTAGAAGGTGAATATGGCCCTTTTGAACGCTTAATTCGGTTGCCTTTTCCCGTAAGCGCCCAGGGCGCAGAGGCCCTTTTTGAAGACGGCATTTTAAAAATTCTGCTACCCAAACAGGGCCATTGA
- a CDS encoding inositol-3-phosphate synthase: MSEKKVKLAVAGVGNCASSLIQGIYYYKEKGLDTTQGVMFPDIGGYAPWDIEVVAAWDIDERKVGKDVSEAIFAPPNCTTIFYRDVPKMGVKVRKGKVLDGCAPHMKEYPPEKSFVLSQEKEDELDDVVAVLKETGADVLINYVPVGSEQAARFYAEACLKAGVAFVNAMPTFIVSDEWGKRFEEAGIPAVGDDIKSQVGATIVHRVLTKLMVDRGVPVKRSYQVNFGGNTDFLNMLARERLNTKKISKTEAVTSLLPYDIGSDNIHIGPSDWIPWLKDNKIAYIRLEGELFGGVPMYIELKLSVEDSPNSAGSAMDAIRCAKLAKDRGISGPLLSISAYTMKHPPKQFPDDIARQMVIEFIEGKRER; the protein is encoded by the coding sequence ATGTCAGAGAAAAAAGTCAAGCTGGCAGTAGCAGGAGTCGGAAACTGTGCCAGCTCACTTATCCAAGGGATTTATTATTACAAAGAAAAGGGACTTGATACCACTCAAGGCGTAATGTTTCCTGATATTGGCGGCTACGCCCCCTGGGACATCGAAGTTGTAGCTGCCTGGGATATAGACGAACGCAAAGTCGGAAAAGACGTATCCGAAGCCATTTTTGCCCCTCCCAATTGCACCACGATTTTTTACCGTGATGTGCCCAAAATGGGGGTAAAGGTGCGCAAGGGTAAAGTCCTTGATGGATGCGCACCTCACATGAAAGAATATCCCCCGGAAAAATCATTCGTACTCTCTCAGGAAAAAGAAGACGAGCTTGATGATGTGGTAGCAGTCTTAAAAGAAACCGGGGCGGATGTCTTGATAAACTATGTCCCCGTTGGCTCTGAACAGGCTGCCAGGTTTTACGCTGAAGCCTGCCTTAAAGCAGGCGTTGCCTTTGTCAACGCCATGCCCACTTTTATCGTTTCTGATGAATGGGGCAAACGATTTGAAGAAGCAGGGATCCCTGCGGTAGGCGACGATATCAAGAGCCAGGTAGGCGCAACTATCGTCCACCGCGTCCTGACCAAACTTATGGTGGACAGGGGCGTACCGGTTAAACGCTCTTACCAGGTTAACTTTGGAGGCAACACCGACTTTCTCAATATGCTTGCCCGGGAAAGGCTAAATACCAAGAAAATTTCTAAAACCGAAGCGGTAACCTCTCTTCTCCCGTATGACATTGGTTCGGACAATATCCACATTGGCCCTTCTGACTGGATTCCCTGGTTGAAAGACAACAAGATTGCCTATATTCGCCTTGAGGGAGAACTTTTTGGCGGCGTGCCCATGTACATTGAGCTAAAACTAAGCGTTGAAGACTCTCCGAACTCTGCAGGCTCAGCCATGGACGCTATTCGTTGTGCCAAGCTTGCTAAAGACCGCGGCATTTCCGGTCCTCTTCTTTCTATCTCAGCTTACACGATGAAACATCCTCCTAAGCAATTCCCTGATGACATTGCCAGACAAATGGTTATCGAGTTTATCGAAGGAAAACGCGAAAGATAG